One genomic region from Leifsonia sp. Root1293 encodes:
- a CDS encoding penicillin acylase family protein, which translates to MGTDSPRTSRHRGTKVVIGVLVSVLVLAVIAAGVGVWTVTRSFPTMSGRVDLSGLHRDVTVYRDSAGIPQIAAETAPDLFMAQGYVSAQDRFWEMDFRRHVTSGRLSELFGESQVPTDTFIRTLGWRAVAEKEVELLDETTLSYYQAYADGVNAYLKSHSGADISLEYAVLGLQNPGYTPYKWTVADSLAWLKAMAWDLRSNLEDEIDRALLSTALSPDEVKQLHPEYPYDTHPTIVGGAVAAPASLSSTPLSNTPLSDEATTDAATAAAPALRQLQSTLAALPELIGPAGNEIGSNSWVAAGALTDTEAPILANDPHLGAVMPSVWYQVGLRCVEVTAECPFAVAGYSFSGVPGVIIGHNDTVAWGFTNLGPDVADLYLEKVSGDEYELDGAQVGLRSHTETITVAGGDPVDIEIRATERGPIITGITDAFGTIAADYPASADVPAGDYQLSLQWTALTPGRTASSIFALDKARNWNDFRAAAAVFDVPSQNLLYADVDGNIGYQAPGLIPVRKAGDGTLPLPGWTSANGWNGYIPFGSLPSLLNPASGLIVTANNAAVGPDYPSLVTKDWDLGYRAQQITTRLQDVIAAKKKISVKTMASIQADTVDLNAVALAPVIAKLKLSGDAKKGAALLEDWDHRDDADSAAAAYFNMTWRHLLAAMFDDKLPEGTKPAGGDRWFGVVGSLLDEPDSPWWTNEKLGIEGRDAMLAYAAEKAYDEGVDAMGSDPKRWTWGSLHTLELTHASFGESGIAPIEWLFNRGPYPVGGSSSVVNAVGWDATESSYDVHWVPSMRQVISLADFNDSTWINLTGASGHAFHPNYDDQTPLWQTNRTRPWKFTPTAVEKSAKDTLVLKAEQ; encoded by the coding sequence GTGGGCACCGACTCCCCTCGCACGAGCAGGCACCGCGGCACGAAGGTGGTGATCGGCGTTCTCGTCAGTGTGCTGGTGCTCGCCGTCATCGCGGCAGGCGTCGGCGTCTGGACGGTGACCCGCTCCTTCCCGACCATGTCCGGACGCGTCGACCTCTCCGGGCTGCACCGTGACGTCACCGTCTACCGCGACTCGGCCGGCATCCCGCAGATCGCAGCCGAGACCGCGCCCGACCTGTTCATGGCCCAGGGCTACGTGAGCGCCCAGGACCGCTTCTGGGAGATGGACTTCCGCCGCCACGTGACGAGCGGTCGGCTCTCCGAGCTGTTCGGCGAGAGCCAGGTGCCCACCGACACCTTCATCCGCACCCTCGGCTGGCGTGCCGTCGCCGAGAAGGAGGTCGAACTGCTCGACGAGACCACGCTGAGCTACTACCAGGCCTACGCCGATGGCGTGAACGCGTACCTGAAGAGTCATTCCGGAGCGGACATCTCGCTCGAATACGCCGTGCTCGGCCTGCAGAATCCCGGCTACACCCCGTACAAGTGGACCGTCGCCGACTCGCTCGCCTGGCTGAAGGCCATGGCCTGGGACCTCCGATCCAACCTCGAGGACGAGATCGACCGGGCTCTGCTCTCGACGGCGCTCAGCCCCGACGAGGTGAAGCAGTTGCACCCCGAGTACCCGTACGACACTCACCCGACGATCGTCGGCGGGGCCGTCGCGGCTCCCGCATCCCTCTCGTCGACTCCCCTGTCGAATACTCCCCTGTCGGATGAGGCGACGACGGATGCCGCCACGGCGGCGGCCCCGGCCCTCCGCCAACTCCAGAGCACCCTCGCGGCACTCCCCGAGCTCATCGGGCCCGCTGGCAACGAGATCGGCTCCAACTCGTGGGTCGCTGCCGGCGCGCTCACCGACACCGAGGCGCCCATCCTCGCCAACGACCCGCACCTCGGAGCCGTGATGCCCTCGGTCTGGTACCAGGTCGGGTTGCGCTGCGTCGAGGTGACGGCGGAATGCCCGTTCGCCGTGGCCGGCTACAGCTTCTCCGGAGTTCCCGGAGTGATCATCGGACACAACGACACCGTGGCGTGGGGCTTCACCAACCTGGGGCCCGACGTCGCCGACCTCTACCTGGAGAAGGTCTCGGGCGACGAGTACGAGCTCGACGGAGCCCAGGTCGGGCTGCGCTCGCACACCGAGACCATCACCGTCGCCGGCGGCGACCCCGTGGACATCGAGATCCGCGCGACGGAACGCGGCCCCATCATCACAGGGATCACGGATGCCTTCGGCACGATCGCCGCCGACTATCCGGCCTCCGCAGACGTGCCGGCCGGGGACTACCAGCTGTCGCTGCAATGGACGGCATTGACGCCCGGCCGAACGGCCTCCTCGATCTTCGCACTCGACAAGGCGCGCAACTGGAACGACTTCCGGGCCGCCGCCGCCGTCTTCGACGTGCCGTCCCAGAACCTGCTCTACGCCGACGTCGACGGCAACATCGGATACCAGGCGCCCGGCCTCATTCCCGTGCGCAAGGCCGGCGACGGCACACTTCCGCTGCCCGGCTGGACGAGTGCGAACGGCTGGAACGGCTACATCCCCTTCGGCTCGCTGCCGAGCCTCCTGAACCCGGCCAGCGGGCTGATCGTGACGGCGAACAATGCCGCCGTCGGTCCGGACTACCCATCACTCGTCACGAAGGACTGGGACCTGGGCTACAGGGCCCAGCAGATCACGACCCGCCTTCAGGACGTCATCGCGGCGAAGAAGAAGATCTCCGTGAAGACGATGGCCTCGATCCAGGCAGACACGGTCGACCTCAACGCCGTGGCCCTGGCTCCCGTCATCGCGAAGCTGAAGCTGTCGGGCGACGCGAAGAAGGGCGCAGCGCTGCTCGAGGACTGGGACCACCGGGACGACGCTGACAGCGCAGCAGCGGCGTACTTCAACATGACCTGGCGGCACCTCCTCGCGGCGATGTTCGACGACAAGCTTCCGGAGGGCACCAAGCCAGCAGGCGGAGACCGCTGGTTCGGCGTCGTCGGCTCACTTCTCGACGAGCCGGACTCGCCATGGTGGACGAACGAGAAGCTCGGCATCGAAGGACGGGACGCCATGCTCGCGTACGCCGCGGAGAAGGCATACGACGAGGGCGTCGACGCGATGGGCAGTGATCCGAAGCGCTGGACGTGGGGCAGTCTGCACACCCTCGAGCTGACCCACGCGAGCTTCGGCGAGTCCGGCATCGCCCCCATCGAGTGGCTGTTCAACCGGGGGCCGTATCCTGTCGGCGGGAGCTCATCGGTCGTGAACGCCGTCGGCTGGGATGCCACGGAGAGCAGCTACGACGTGCACTGGGTCCCCTCGATGCGACAGGTGATCAGCCTGGCCGACTTCAACGATTCGACGTGGATCAACCTGACCGGCGCATCCGGCCATGCGTTCCATCCGAACTACGACGACCAGACGCCCCTGTGGCAGACGAACCGCACCCGCCCCTGGAAGTTCACACCCACGGCCGTGGAGAAATCCGCCAAAGACACCCTGGTGCTGAAGGCCGAGCAGTAG
- a CDS encoding MFS transporter: MKKWSVVIILGAAQFVMVLDGTVMNVSISTVVEDLDTTVSAMQAAITFYTLTMASVMLLGAKLGDVWGRRRAFVVGSIIYGIGSLITALAPNIGFLFLGWSVIEGLGAVLVIPAIAALIADNYTGSARVTAYAVIGAISGAAVAAGPLIGGFVTTYLNWRYVFVGEVVIMAVVVLCARMVTDATPPRAVRIDIASVLLSAAGLVLLVFGMLQSKVWGWIIPLAPPEINGVAIAPFGISPTAWLMLIGALLLWMFVTRQRRLVDAGRPPLLQVSMFSITQLRSGLSVLGAQYAITAGLFFMVPVYLQMTLGLDALETGIKIFPLSVSLIIFSFVGTVLSRRWSPRRIVRTGQVILVVSAVVLLASVSDDLRGVIFAIGMFAAGSALGLLASQLGNVNMSSVPAEQTSEVGGLQGVFQNLGSSLGTALIGSVLIGALSTSFAAGVASSELPPDVKSTIAEQTEDGVQIIPAATVDTVAQEAGLSTADAASLTTIYSAAQVSSLRVAFFGLIAIAFLSLLFSRGIPSTVPARTPKAARAG, from the coding sequence GTGAAGAAGTGGTCCGTCGTCATCATCCTGGGTGCCGCGCAGTTCGTCATGGTGCTCGACGGCACAGTCATGAACGTGTCGATCTCGACCGTCGTGGAGGATCTCGACACGACGGTCTCGGCCATGCAGGCCGCCATCACCTTCTACACCCTCACCATGGCGTCCGTCATGCTGTTGGGAGCCAAGCTCGGCGACGTCTGGGGGCGTCGACGGGCGTTCGTGGTGGGCTCGATCATCTACGGCATCGGCTCCCTCATCACGGCGCTCGCGCCGAACATAGGCTTCCTGTTCCTGGGATGGTCGGTCATCGAAGGCCTGGGCGCGGTTCTCGTCATCCCCGCGATCGCCGCACTCATCGCCGACAACTACACGGGCAGCGCACGGGTGACCGCGTACGCCGTCATCGGTGCCATCTCGGGAGCCGCAGTGGCGGCTGGCCCGCTCATCGGCGGCTTCGTCACGACCTACCTCAACTGGCGGTACGTGTTCGTGGGCGAGGTGGTCATCATGGCCGTCGTGGTGCTGTGCGCCAGGATGGTGACGGATGCCACACCGCCTCGTGCCGTGCGCATCGACATCGCCAGCGTGCTGCTCTCGGCCGCCGGCCTGGTGCTCCTGGTCTTCGGCATGCTGCAGAGCAAGGTGTGGGGCTGGATCATCCCGCTCGCTCCCCCGGAGATCAACGGCGTCGCGATCGCGCCGTTCGGAATCTCCCCCACGGCGTGGCTCATGCTCATCGGCGCCCTCCTGCTCTGGATGTTCGTGACCAGGCAGCGCAGGCTGGTCGACGCCGGCCGGCCGCCATTGCTGCAGGTCTCGATGTTCTCGATCACCCAGTTGCGCAGCGGACTGTCGGTCCTCGGCGCCCAGTACGCCATCACGGCCGGCCTGTTCTTCATGGTGCCCGTGTACCTGCAGATGACCCTCGGACTCGACGCCCTCGAGACCGGGATCAAGATCTTCCCGCTGTCGGTCTCGCTCATAATCTTCTCGTTCGTCGGAACCGTGCTCTCGCGGCGCTGGTCTCCGCGGCGCATCGTGCGGACGGGCCAGGTGATCCTGGTCGTGAGCGCCGTCGTGCTGCTCGCCTCGGTCTCCGACGACCTGCGCGGCGTCATCTTCGCGATCGGCATGTTCGCGGCCGGGTCCGCTCTCGGCCTGCTCGCCTCGCAGCTCGGCAACGTGAACATGTCGAGCGTGCCGGCCGAGCAGACCAGCGAGGTCGGCGGCCTGCAGGGCGTCTTCCAGAACCTCGGGTCGTCACTGGGAACCGCCCTCATCGGATCCGTGCTCATCGGCGCACTGTCGACGTCGTTCGCGGCCGGTGTCGCGAGCAGCGAGCTGCCACCGGACGTCAAGAGCACCATCGCGGAGCAGACCGAGGACGGGGTGCAGATCATCCCGGCGGCGACCGTCGACACGGTGGCCCAGGAGGCTGGGCTGTCGACAGCGGATGCCGCGAGCCTCACGACGATCTACAGCGCGGCGCAGGTGTCGTCGCTGCGCGTCGCCTTCTTCGGGCTCATCGCGATCGCGTTCCTGTCGCTGCTGTTCTCGCGCGGCATCCCCTCGACGGTGCCGGCGCGCACGCCGAAGGCAGCACGCGCCGGGTGA
- a CDS encoding citrate synthase — MGNEAQDGQSQKAVLSYPGGQAEFPILPSADGASSIDFSTLTKQTGLTSLDYGFVNTAATKSAITYIDGDAGILRYRGYPIEQVAKNATFLETAWLLIYGELPTASELNDFDNRIRRHTLLHEDLKKFFGALPHDAHPMSVLSSGVSALSTYYQDSLNPKNPEHVELSTVRLLAKLPVMAAYAHKKSIGQAFLYPDNSLSFVDNFLKLNFGNLAEIYEVNPVVSQALERLLILHEDHEQNASTSTVRLVGSTEANLFASVSAGINALFGPLHGGANEAVLTMLAEIRDSGEGVARYVERVKNKEAGVRLMGFGHRVYKNYDPRAKLVKESADAVLEALGVQDPLLDIAKELEQIALEDDYFKERRLYPNVDFYTGVIYKAMGFPTRMFTVLFAIGRLPGWIGHWREMNEDPQTKIGRPQQLYTGSVERDWPTSQA; from the coding sequence GTGGGCAACGAGGCACAGGACGGCCAGTCACAGAAGGCTGTACTCAGCTACCCGGGCGGTCAGGCCGAGTTCCCGATCCTGCCGAGTGCAGACGGGGCATCGAGCATCGACTTCTCGACGCTGACGAAGCAGACCGGCCTGACCAGCCTCGACTACGGGTTCGTGAACACCGCGGCCACGAAGTCGGCGATCACCTACATCGACGGCGACGCCGGCATCCTCCGCTACCGCGGCTACCCGATCGAGCAGGTCGCGAAGAACGCCACCTTCCTCGAGACGGCCTGGCTGCTCATCTACGGCGAGCTCCCGACGGCCAGCGAGCTGAACGACTTCGACAACCGCATCCGTCGTCACACGCTCCTGCACGAGGACCTGAAGAAGTTCTTCGGCGCGCTCCCGCACGACGCCCACCCGATGTCGGTTCTCTCGAGCGGCGTCTCGGCCCTGTCGACCTACTACCAGGACTCCCTGAACCCGAAGAACCCCGAGCACGTCGAGCTCTCCACTGTGCGCCTGCTCGCCAAGCTCCCCGTGATGGCGGCCTACGCCCACAAGAAGTCGATCGGTCAGGCCTTCCTCTACCCCGACAACTCGCTGAGCTTCGTCGACAACTTCCTCAAGCTGAACTTCGGCAACCTGGCCGAGATCTACGAGGTGAACCCCGTGGTCTCGCAGGCACTCGAGCGCCTGCTCATCCTGCACGAGGACCACGAGCAGAACGCATCGACCTCGACCGTGCGCCTGGTCGGCTCGACCGAGGCCAACCTGTTCGCCTCGGTGTCCGCCGGCATCAACGCCCTCTTCGGTCCGCTGCACGGTGGTGCCAACGAGGCCGTCCTCACGATGCTCGCCGAGATCCGCGACTCCGGCGAGGGCGTCGCCCGCTACGTGGAGCGGGTGAAGAACAAGGAGGCCGGTGTGCGCCTCATGGGATTCGGCCACCGCGTCTACAAGAACTACGACCCGCGCGCCAAGCTCGTCAAGGAGAGCGCGGATGCCGTGCTCGAGGCGCTCGGTGTGCAGGACCCGCTGCTCGACATCGCCAAGGAGCTCGAGCAGATCGCCCTCGAGGACGACTACTTCAAGGAGCGCAGGCTCTACCCCAACGTCGACTTCTACACCGGCGTCATCTACAAGGCCATGGGCTTCCCGACGCGGATGTTCACCGTGCTGTTCGCCATCGGGCGCCTTCCCGGCTGGATCGGCCACTGGCGCGAGATGAACGAGGACCCGCAGACGAAGATCGGCCGCCCGCAGCAGCTCTACACGGGTTCGGTCGAGCGCGACTGGCCGACCAGCCAGGCGTAG